A window of Candidatus Moraniibacteriota bacterium genomic DNA:
CGGCGATTGAGGAACGCGATCATCCGCGGCTACGCAGACTTCCTATTGTTGTAGGAGCTGATCCTAAAGAAGGCAAAGGACGCGGAGTGGTTTCCACCGCCAATTACAAGGCTCGCGAGTATGGCATTCTTTCGGCTCTTCCCATTTCCACCGCCTGGCGCTTTTCGCAAAAAGCCAAACGAGAGGGAAAACCCGAAGCAGTTTTTTTGCCGGTTGATTTTCACCGCTATGGCGAAGTTTCTGATCGAATTATGGAGATAATACGTGAATATTCTTCTCATGTTGAGCAGTCAAGCATTGATGAGGCCTACCTTGATTTAAGTTTTGTTAAAACCTATCCTAAAGCCAGAGCGATCGCGCAAAAAATCAAAAATGAAATCAGGAAAAAAGAAAAATTAACCGCTTCCATTGGCATTGGGTCCAATAAGTTAATAGCTAAAATTGCTTCGGACTTCAAGAAGCCGGACGGACTCACCGTGATAAACGAAAAAGAAATTGAAAAATTACTTGCTCCGCTTTCGGTTCGAAAAATTCCCGGAATCGGCCCCAAAGCCGAGCAAATTTTGGCTAAAATAAGCGTAAAAACCATAAGAAATTTGCGAAAGCTTCCCCGAGCAAAGATTCACGATCTTTTTGGCAAATGGGGTAATGAAATGTATGAAAGAGCCCGCGGCCATGATGAGTCACCCATTGAA
This region includes:
- the dinB gene encoding DNA polymerase IV — its product is MKRIIAHLDMDAFFAAIEERDHPRLRRLPIVVGADPKEGKGRGVVSTANYKAREYGILSALPISTAWRFSQKAKREGKPEAVFLPVDFHRYGEVSDRIMEIIREYSSHVEQSSIDEAYLDLSFVKTYPKARAIAQKIKNEIRKKEKLTASIGIGSNKLIAKIASDFKKPDGLTVINEKEIEKLLAPLSVRKIPGIGPKAEQILAKISVKTIRNLRKLPRAKIHDLFGKWGNEMYERARGHDESPIEEEWETKSIGEQETFNQDTLNSSFVIGKLEKICKSVLKNLPREGFQKFRTVVVTIRFSDFETKSRSHTLAEPTNSLSKLKFEAIKLLMPFLDHRENPRRKLIRLVGVRVEKLEH